The sequence below is a genomic window from Rhizobium sp. NXC14.
ACCAGGATATTGCCGCGCAGATCCGCCCAGTCCTCAACGGCCTGCGCATCAACTGGCAGGGACTGTCGCTGATCGCCAAGGTCTTTTCGCCGCGCCATGCGGAACTCGACAGGCTGATGCCGGTGAAGCTGCCGCCGGATACCTCTAGGCTCCTGCTCTGCCCGATGCCCGGCCTGGTCGTGTCCATCGCCGTCGCCGAGGGTCAGGAGGTCAAGGCCGGTGAGACGCTTGCGATCGTCGAGGCGATGAAGATGGAAAACGTCTTGCGCGCCGAGCGCGATCTCGTCGTCTCGAAGATCAATGCCGCCGCCGGCGAAAGCCTGGCCGTCGACGCCGTCATCATGGAATTCGCTTGAGCCCTGCTCGCCAGCCATGTCAAGCTTGGCCGATGCAAGCAGTTGGGAACCGACAAATTAGCAGGAGATAGGAAGATGGACGTTCGCGCCGCCGTAGCCGTTCAGGCTGGAAAACCGCTTGAAGTGATGACCGTGCAACTGGAGGGGCCGAAGGCTGGCGAAGTGCTGGTGGAGGTCAAGGCGACGGGCATCTGCCACACCGACGATTTCACCCTGTCGGGCGCCGATCCGGAAGGCCTGTTTCCTGCCATCCTCGGCCATGAGGGCGCCGGCATCGTCGTCGATGTCGGCCCGGGCGTGACCTCGGTCAAGAAGGGCGACCATGTCATTCCGCTTTACACGCCGGAATGCCGTGAATGTTATTCCTGCACATCGCGCAAGACCAATCTCTGCACCGCCATCCGCGCCACCCAGGGCCAGGGCGTGATGCCGGACGGCACCTCGCGCTTTTCGATCGGCAAGGATAAGATCCATCACTATATGGGCTGCTCGACCTTCGCCAATTACACGGTGCTGCCGGAGATCGCGCTCGCCAAGATCAACCCCGACGCGCCCTTCGACAAGGTCTGCTACATCGGCTGCGGCGTCACCACCGGCATCGGCGCCGTCATCAACACCGCCAAGGTCGAGGTCGGATCGA
It includes:
- a CDS encoding S-(hydroxymethyl)glutathione dehydrogenase/class III alcohol dehydrogenase, with amino-acid sequence MDVRAAVAVQAGKPLEVMTVQLEGPKAGEVLVEVKATGICHTDDFTLSGADPEGLFPAILGHEGAGIVVDVGPGVTSVKKGDHVIPLYTPECRECYSCTSRKTNLCTAIRATQGQGVMPDGTSRFSIGKDKIHHYMGCSTFANYTVLPEIALAKINPDAPFDKVCYIGCGVTTGIGAVINTAKVEVGSTAIVFGLGGIGLNVIQGLRLAGADMIIGVDINPDRKAWGEKFGMTHFVNPKEVGDDIVPYLVNMTKRGGDLIGGADYTFDCTGNTKVMRQALEASHRGWGKSVIIGVAGAGQEISTRPFQLVTGRNWMGTAFGGARGRTDVPKIVDWYMQGKIQIDPMITHTMPLEDINKGFDLMHRGESIRGVVVY